In one window of Undibacter mobilis DNA:
- a CDS encoding ABC transporter substrate-binding protein produces the protein MKIASLWAGVALAVCTGVAGPAAAQEKIKIGLILTLSTPVAANGVQSKNGFDLALKELGGKIGGREVEVFVADDEAKPDVAATKVKGLIDRDKVNFVVGPILSNVLGAIIKPVADSQTILISPNAGSSALAGKSCSPYFFSTSYQNDQVHQISGKVAQSRGYKKMYLMAPNYQAGKDAIAGFKIDYKGEILEENYVPLNTLDFQSELTKIADMKPDAVFVFLAGGMGVNFVKQYTQAGLASRIPVLSSFTVDEATLPAQGEAALGMQAGSNWAPDLKTPQNQKFVDAYVKAYNAVPATYAMQAYDAIMLIDSAVKAVKGDLSNKAALQAALRKADFVSLRGPFKINRNGFPIQDFYLTKVGKRADGKFETQIVEKVFENYADRYVGECPL, from the coding sequence ATGAAAATTGCATCGTTGTGGGCAGGTGTCGCGCTTGCCGTCTGTACCGGCGTGGCTGGGCCCGCGGCTGCGCAGGAGAAGATCAAGATCGGTCTTATTCTGACACTTTCGACCCCGGTTGCCGCCAACGGCGTGCAGTCCAAGAATGGTTTCGATCTGGCGCTCAAGGAACTTGGCGGCAAGATCGGCGGACGCGAAGTCGAAGTATTTGTGGCTGACGACGAGGCCAAGCCGGATGTTGCGGCCACCAAGGTCAAGGGGCTCATCGATCGCGACAAGGTGAATTTTGTCGTCGGCCCGATCCTGTCGAACGTTCTCGGCGCGATCATCAAGCCGGTCGCCGACTCGCAGACCATCCTCATCAGCCCGAACGCCGGTTCGTCGGCACTCGCCGGCAAGTCCTGCAGCCCGTATTTCTTCTCGACCTCGTACCAGAACGACCAGGTCCATCAGATTTCCGGCAAGGTTGCACAGAGCCGCGGCTACAAGAAGATGTACCTGATGGCGCCCAACTATCAGGCCGGCAAGGATGCGATCGCCGGTTTCAAGATTGATTACAAGGGCGAGATTCTCGAAGAGAACTACGTTCCGCTCAACACGCTCGATTTCCAGTCCGAACTGACAAAGATCGCTGACATGAAGCCCGATGCGGTTTTCGTGTTCCTCGCCGGCGGCATGGGCGTCAACTTCGTCAAGCAATACACCCAGGCCGGACTCGCCTCGCGTATTCCGGTGCTGTCGTCCTTCACCGTGGATGAGGCGACTCTGCCGGCGCAAGGTGAGGCTGCGTTGGGCATGCAGGCCGGCTCGAACTGGGCGCCGGACCTCAAAACGCCGCAGAACCAGAAGTTCGTCGATGCTTACGTAAAGGCCTACAACGCGGTGCCGGCGACCTACGCCATGCAGGCTTATGACGCCATCATGCTGATCGATTCCGCGGTGAAGGCGGTGAAGGGCGATCTGAGCAACAAGGCTGCCCTGCAGGCTGCGCTGCGCAAGGCGGATTTCGTGTCGCTGCGCGGACCGTTCAAGATCAACCGCAACGGCTTCCCGATTCAGGACTTCTACCTTACGAAGGTCGGCAAGCGTGCCGACGGCAAGTTCGAGACGCAGATCGTTGAGAAGGTGTTCGAGAATTATGCCGACCGCTACGTCGGCGAATGCCCTCTCTGA
- a CDS encoding MFS transporter — MTQLTDAPPTRGAPASPLRMIGVVCAAHFMSHYFIIILAPLLPFVRAEYNVSYTEIGLALTTFNIVSTLLQTPAGFLIDRLGARLLLVAGLVLGSMAFLLAGFVNSFWFLVAMFALAGIGNTVYHPADYALLSRHVPAQRIGQAFSIHTFSGVLGSAVAPPTLLLMQSAWGWRGAFIGAGIMGLVVALAVLMVREQASATPATPKPGAARDGKSASWDLLLSPPILLNLVFFILIAVMNSGMSNYSVVALGALYGTPVTIANTALTAMLTLSAIGVLAGGLLVTRTALHSTVAALGIAGAAVAAALIATFDFGTLLLIAVMAAQGFSTGIIAPSRDMIVRDATPEGSFGKVFGFVTTGFNLGGIVAPVIFGALMDAGNPRLVFVVVAAAALIAILTVTTLPKRPREAA, encoded by the coding sequence ATGACCCAACTGACCGACGCGCCGCCGACGCGGGGCGCGCCCGCCTCGCCGCTGCGCATGATCGGCGTGGTGTGTGCCGCGCATTTCATGTCGCACTACTTCATCATCATCCTGGCGCCGCTGCTGCCTTTCGTGCGCGCCGAGTATAACGTCAGTTACACCGAGATCGGCCTGGCGCTCACCACCTTCAACATCGTCTCCACGCTGCTGCAGACGCCCGCCGGCTTTCTGATCGACCGCCTCGGCGCGCGCCTCCTGCTGGTCGCAGGGCTGGTGCTCGGCAGCATGGCCTTTCTGCTCGCCGGCTTCGTCAACTCGTTCTGGTTTCTGGTGGCGATGTTCGCCCTCGCCGGCATCGGCAACACCGTCTATCACCCGGCCGATTATGCGCTGCTGTCGCGGCACGTCCCGGCGCAGCGCATCGGCCAGGCCTTCTCGATACACACCTTTTCCGGCGTCCTCGGTTCGGCGGTGGCGCCGCCGACGCTGCTGCTGATGCAGAGCGCATGGGGCTGGCGCGGCGCTTTCATCGGCGCCGGCATCATGGGCCTCGTTGTCGCTTTGGCGGTGCTGATGGTGCGGGAACAGGCGTCTGCCACGCCGGCCACACCGAAGCCTGGCGCGGCGCGCGACGGCAAGTCGGCGAGCTGGGACCTGCTGCTGTCACCGCCGATCCTGCTCAATCTTGTGTTCTTCATCCTGATTGCCGTGATGAACAGCGGCATGAGCAATTACTCGGTGGTCGCGCTCGGCGCGCTGTACGGAACGCCGGTGACGATTGCCAATACGGCGCTTACCGCGATGCTGACGCTCTCGGCCATCGGCGTGCTCGCCGGCGGCCTGCTGGTGACCCGTACGGCGCTGCATTCGACCGTGGCCGCGCTCGGCATCGCCGGCGCCGCCGTCGCGGCGGCCCTGATCGCCACGTTCGACTTCGGCACTCTGCTGCTGATTGCGGTGATGGCTGCGCAGGGCTTCTCGACCGGCATCATCGCGCCGTCGCGCGACATGATCGTGCGCGACGCCACCCCGGAAGGCTCCTTCGGCAAGGTGTTCGGCTTCGTCACCACCGGCTTCAATCTCGGCGGCATCGTCGCGCCGGTAATTTTCGGTGCGCTGATGGACGCCGGCAACCCGCGGCTGGTGTTCGTCGTTGTGGCGGCCGCCGCCCTGATCGCCATCCTGACCGTGACGACGCTGCCGAAGCGGCCCCGGGAGGCCGCATAA
- a CDS encoding ABC transporter ATP-binding protein, which yields MKPLLSVQQLSKSYGALKVTNDISFDIAEGELFAIIGPNGAGKTTLIHQLSGMLSADSGQILFNGVDVTQQSMPDRVKAGLARSFQITSILPRFTALENVATAIQARRHSSFRFFDRVANDEGLNEPARAILNEVGLDGRHHVPADSLSHGEKRQLEVAIALATQPKLLLLDEPLAGTSHDESRNITNLLRALKGRITIALIEHDMEAVFALADRVGVLVYGRMIAAGAPADIRANAEVRAAYLGEETHA from the coding sequence GTGAAGCCGCTTCTGTCCGTCCAGCAACTCTCGAAGAGCTATGGGGCCCTCAAGGTCACCAACGACATCAGCTTCGACATCGCTGAAGGTGAGCTGTTCGCCATCATCGGGCCGAACGGCGCCGGCAAGACGACGCTCATTCACCAGCTGTCCGGCATGTTGTCTGCGGATTCCGGCCAGATCCTGTTCAATGGCGTCGACGTGACGCAGCAATCGATGCCGGACCGCGTCAAGGCCGGATTGGCCCGATCCTTTCAGATCACGTCCATCCTCCCGCGTTTCACAGCGTTGGAGAATGTCGCGACCGCGATCCAGGCGCGGCGGCATTCGAGTTTCCGCTTCTTCGACCGAGTGGCAAATGACGAAGGTCTCAATGAACCCGCCCGTGCCATTCTGAACGAGGTCGGGCTTGACGGCCGTCATCACGTGCCGGCCGACAGCCTGTCCCACGGCGAGAAGCGTCAGCTCGAAGTTGCCATTGCGCTGGCGACGCAGCCCAAACTGCTGCTGCTGGATGAACCGCTGGCCGGCACCAGCCACGACGAGTCGCGGAACATCACCAACCTTCTGCGGGCCTTGAAGGGCAGGATCACCATCGCGCTGATTGAGCACGACATGGAGGCGGTATTCGCCTTGGCCGATCGCGTGGGCGTGCTGGTCTATGGCCGGATGATCGCGGCGGGCGCGCCGGCCGACATCCGCGCCAATGCCGAAGTGCGTGCGGCCTATCTCGGGGAGGAGACGCATGCCTGA
- a CDS encoding ABC transporter ATP-binding protein, translating to MPETLLQVHGLKASYGAAQVLFDISFEVAAGEVVTLLGRNGMGKTTTVRSIIGLQEQRAGLIRFDGQNFTASHPPYRIAQAGIGLVPEGRRIFPTLTVRENLVATAASRAGRARWSVPEVYKLFPRLQERQGNLGSQLSGGEQQMLAIGRALLTNPKLLVLDEATEGLAPLIRQEIWRVLRLLKSEGQSIIVIDKNVDALADFADRHFVIEKGRVVWSGDSAALRSTPDIKDKFLHV from the coding sequence ATGCCTGAGACGCTTTTGCAGGTCCATGGTCTCAAGGCCTCCTACGGCGCGGCGCAGGTCCTGTTCGACATCTCCTTCGAAGTCGCGGCGGGCGAGGTCGTCACGTTGCTCGGCCGCAACGGCATGGGAAAAACCACGACCGTTCGCTCGATCATCGGATTGCAGGAGCAGCGCGCGGGGCTGATCCGGTTTGACGGCCAGAATTTCACGGCGTCGCATCCGCCGTACCGGATAGCGCAGGCCGGCATCGGCCTCGTGCCGGAAGGCCGGCGGATTTTCCCCACGCTGACCGTGCGGGAAAATCTGGTGGCCACGGCGGCCTCGCGCGCTGGCCGGGCCCGCTGGTCGGTGCCCGAAGTCTACAAGCTGTTTCCCCGGCTTCAGGAACGGCAAGGAAATCTTGGCAGTCAACTATCCGGTGGCGAGCAGCAGATGCTGGCGATCGGCCGCGCGCTGCTGACAAATCCGAAGCTGCTTGTTCTCGACGAAGCAACCGAAGGCCTGGCACCGCTTATCCGCCAGGAAATCTGGCGCGTTCTCCGACTGCTTAAATCCGAAGGCCAGTCGATCATCGTCATCGACAAGAATGTCGATGCGCTCGCCGACTTTGCCGACCGGCATTTCGTCATCGAAAAGGGACGGGTGGTCTGGAGCGGCGACAGCGCCGCACTGAGATCGACCCCCGACATCAAGGATAAATTCCTGCACGTCTGA
- a CDS encoding MarR family winged helix-turn-helix transcriptional regulator, translating to MTEQLPADQVSTHRIHEMPGHLIRRLHQIAVGLFSQATKSCALTPVQYAVLAVLQNNPGISQRALADLVALDRSTIGEVILRLEEKGCVAREASPTDKRIRCLTLTETGVSLLQAMDALMPQSQIDVLAPLSEGEQAIFMYLLKKLVRLNNDASPSPLRLKAP from the coding sequence ATGACCGAGCAGCTACCGGCTGATCAGGTTTCAACGCACCGCATTCACGAAATGCCGGGCCACCTCATTCGCCGGCTCCATCAGATCGCCGTTGGCTTGTTTTCGCAGGCAACCAAGTCCTGTGCCCTGACGCCGGTGCAGTATGCCGTCCTGGCCGTCCTGCAAAACAACCCCGGCATCTCGCAACGCGCCCTGGCCGACCTTGTCGCACTGGACCGGTCCACCATCGGCGAGGTCATCCTCCGGCTTGAGGAAAAAGGCTGCGTGGCAAGAGAGGCCAGCCCGACGGACAAGAGGATACGTTGCCTCACGTTGACCGAAACCGGCGTCTCTCTCTTGCAGGCGATGGACGCGCTGATGCCGCAATCCCAGATCGACGTGCTCGCCCCGCTTTCGGAGGGCGAGCAGGCGATATTCATGTATCTGTTGAAAAAACTCGTCCGGCTTAACAACGACGCCAGTCCCTCGCCGTTACGACTTAAGGCCCCGTAA
- a CDS encoding branched-chain amino acid ABC transporter permease, which translates to MSPTLAAVQLLNGIQLGLILFLIAAGLTLVFGVMDFLNLAHGVQYMIGAYLLATIAAATGSYVVGLLLALPAALLLGLALELLIFRHLYSRSHLDQVLATFGVIIFLSEAVRMIWGVSPISVDIPPALSGAIELFDGLNYPVWRIVIISSGLAVAALLYVVVGHTRLGMLIRAGSTSADMVSALGVNIKLLFRLVFGFGAMLAGFAGAIIAPLLSVEPGMGDNVLILAFVVIVVGGIGSIRGAFIAAILVGIVETLGRSIAVPLLKLMLDPAAASQSGRAVAPMLVYILMAATLAVRPAGLFPVRR; encoded by the coding sequence ATGTCGCCAACACTTGCCGCGGTACAGCTGCTGAACGGCATTCAGCTTGGCCTGATTCTATTTCTAATTGCCGCGGGCCTGACGCTGGTTTTCGGCGTCATGGACTTTCTCAATTTGGCGCACGGCGTTCAGTACATGATCGGCGCATATCTTCTGGCGACGATCGCGGCGGCTACGGGTTCATATGTGGTGGGGCTACTCCTGGCGCTGCCGGCGGCGCTGCTGCTGGGGCTGGCCCTCGAGCTGTTGATATTCCGGCATCTATATTCGCGGTCGCATCTTGATCAGGTTCTGGCCACTTTCGGCGTCATCATCTTTCTGTCCGAGGCGGTGCGGATGATCTGGGGCGTCTCGCCGATCTCGGTCGACATTCCGCCGGCGCTGTCGGGCGCCATCGAGCTGTTCGATGGCTTGAACTATCCTGTGTGGCGCATCGTCATCATTTCCTCCGGCCTTGCCGTGGCAGCGTTGCTGTATGTCGTGGTCGGCCATACGCGGCTTGGCATGCTGATCCGCGCCGGATCGACCAGTGCCGATATGGTCTCGGCTCTTGGCGTGAACATCAAGCTGCTGTTCAGATTGGTGTTCGGCTTTGGCGCCATGCTGGCGGGGTTTGCCGGCGCCATCATCGCGCCGCTGCTCAGCGTCGAGCCCGGCATGGGCGACAACGTATTGATTCTCGCTTTCGTCGTGATTGTGGTTGGCGGTATCGGTTCGATCCGCGGGGCTTTCATTGCCGCGATCCTTGTCGGGATTGTCGAAACGCTGGGCCGCTCCATCGCCGTGCCTCTGCTGAAGCTCATGCTCGATCCGGCTGCGGCGAGCCAGAGCGGCCGGGCCGTGGCGCCGATGCTGGTCTACATCCTCATGGCGGCTACACTCGCGGTACGGCCCGCAGGCCTTTTCCCGGTGCGCCGATGA
- a CDS encoding branched-chain amino acid ABC transporter permease → MSLVTEEKAASAASDATLLRRKADVILPILIFGCLLCVPFIARLGSESYVLSLMTRVVILATAAIALDLLIGQAGMISLGHAAYLGIGTYAVGILAAHGITNIAIIVPLALVAGVIFSFATGIIAIRSQGAYFIMITLAFGQMLFFVVTALAQYGGDDGMTLSARSDLFGIEIFKSDRSLYFVAFGFLLAMYLLLRRIVHSHFGRVLAGTRENEVRMQAIGFKPMQYRLCAYVIAGTVTALAGVLLANQANFVSPSTMTWQRSAELMFIVVLGGVGSLHGVILGAAVFLIGEEYLAQWTEHWPIVFGPLLILTVFFARNGLIALFPGSGRRL, encoded by the coding sequence ATGAGCCTTGTAACAGAGGAAAAAGCCGCGTCCGCGGCAAGCGATGCCACGCTGCTCCGCCGGAAGGCGGATGTCATTCTGCCGATTCTGATCTTTGGTTGTCTGCTGTGCGTTCCCTTCATTGCGCGCCTCGGAAGCGAGAGCTACGTGCTGTCGCTCATGACGCGCGTGGTTATTCTTGCCACCGCCGCGATCGCGCTGGATCTGCTGATCGGGCAGGCGGGCATGATCAGCCTGGGGCACGCCGCCTATCTCGGCATCGGCACTTACGCGGTCGGGATCCTCGCGGCGCATGGCATTACCAATATCGCCATCATCGTGCCGCTGGCGCTCGTTGCTGGAGTCATCTTCAGTTTTGCGACCGGGATTATCGCCATCCGGTCGCAGGGCGCGTATTTCATCATGATCACGCTGGCCTTCGGTCAGATGCTGTTCTTCGTCGTTACCGCACTGGCGCAATATGGCGGAGACGACGGTATGACCTTGTCCGCGCGGAGTGACCTGTTCGGGATCGAAATCTTCAAATCCGACCGGTCTCTGTACTTCGTCGCGTTCGGCTTTCTGTTGGCGATGTACCTGCTGCTGCGACGAATCGTGCATTCGCATTTCGGACGTGTGCTCGCGGGCACGCGGGAGAACGAAGTGCGCATGCAGGCCATCGGTTTCAAACCGATGCAGTATCGGCTGTGCGCCTACGTGATTGCCGGCACGGTGACGGCTCTGGCGGGTGTGCTGCTCGCCAACCAGGCCAATTTCGTCAGCCCGTCGACAATGACGTGGCAGCGCTCGGCGGAGCTCATGTTCATCGTCGTGCTTGGCGGTGTCGGCAGTCTGCATGGGGTTATTCTGGGCGCCGCGGTCTTTCTCATTGGTGAGGAATACCTGGCTCAATGGACCGAGCATTGGCCGATTGTGTTCGGGCCGCTGCTGATCCTGACGGTTTTCTTTGCCCGCAACGGCCTGATCGCACTGTTCCCCGGCTCCGGGAGGCGCTTGTGA
- a CDS encoding alpha/beta hydrolase produces MRIYSDADREFLDREYDARLLSAGFDKAAIYQRESARVLGTIERIPDIVYDPTSGETLDLYPAAKGGPLFVWIHGGYWRSSNKTENAFVAPAFLKAGVSVASIDYTLAPAVSLDEIVRQVRASIAWLYTNAAAYGFDGRRIHIGGHSAGGQLVGMLLADGWRQSFGLPEGVFGAALSVSGLHDLHPLVHNFVNEPLSLDHASASRNSPLEHLPARSTAHLIGTCGGLESSEFKRQTRDYVDAWKARGFGGEEIAMPGFHHFDIILELEKSESPLFARTIQRIREYTN; encoded by the coding sequence GTGCGCATTTATTCGGATGCCGATCGCGAGTTCTTGGACCGGGAATACGACGCCCGGTTGCTCTCCGCCGGCTTCGACAAGGCGGCCATCTACCAACGCGAGAGCGCGCGCGTTTTGGGTACAATCGAGCGCATCCCCGATATCGTCTACGACCCCACGTCGGGCGAGACGCTGGACCTTTACCCTGCGGCCAAGGGTGGTCCGCTATTCGTTTGGATCCACGGCGGCTATTGGCGCTCTTCGAACAAGACCGAGAACGCCTTCGTCGCGCCGGCCTTCCTGAAGGCCGGGGTCAGCGTGGCGAGCATCGATTACACGCTGGCGCCGGCGGTCTCTCTGGATGAAATCGTCAGGCAAGTCCGCGCCAGCATCGCCTGGCTCTACACCAACGCCGCAGCCTACGGGTTTGATGGAAGACGGATTCATATCGGCGGTCATTCGGCCGGCGGTCAGCTCGTCGGCATGCTGCTCGCCGATGGCTGGCGGCAGTCGTTTGGTTTGCCCGAGGGTGTCTTCGGCGCCGCGCTGAGCGTGAGCGGCCTCCATGATCTGCATCCGCTCGTGCATAATTTCGTCAACGAGCCGCTGTCGCTCGATCACGCGTCAGCCAGTCGCAACAGCCCGCTCGAACATTTACCGGCGCGCAGCACGGCGCATCTGATCGGCACGTGCGGCGGTCTGGAATCGTCGGAGTTCAAGCGACAGACCCGCGATTACGTCGACGCCTGGAAGGCGAGGGGTTTCGGCGGCGAAGAAATCGCGATGCCGGGCTTCCACCACTTCGACATCATCCTTGAGCTTGAGAAGTCGGAAAGTCCGTTGTTTGCCCGGACCATCCAGCGCATTCGCGAATACACCAATTGA
- a CDS encoding cupin domain-containing protein: MKITSGVRPANEGIEGKSWNILGQTYVPKQVTESSFTWHATLPPDSFVPRHIHDTQDEFIYLIEGNLEFVIGADEAKGGPGDLVSLPKGIPHSIHNRSGKTVKCVFWVSPTRMLYDYFGKISGLTDPAEVERLAGEHEVPFVK; this comes from the coding sequence ATGAAGATCACGTCCGGTGTGCGGCCAGCGAACGAAGGTATCGAAGGCAAGTCGTGGAATATCCTGGGCCAAACTTATGTGCCCAAGCAGGTGACGGAGTCGTCTTTCACCTGGCACGCCACGCTGCCGCCGGACAGCTTCGTGCCGCGGCACATTCACGACACGCAAGACGAGTTCATCTATCTGATTGAAGGAAATCTTGAATTCGTCATCGGTGCTGACGAGGCCAAAGGCGGGCCCGGCGACCTTGTTTCCTTACCCAAGGGCATTCCCCACAGCATCCATAACCGCTCGGGAAAGACCGTGAAATGCGTGTTCTGGGTGTCACCCACGCGCATGCTCTACGACTATTTCGGCAAAATTTCCGGCCTGACAGATCCGGCCGAGGTCGAGCGGCTGGCTGGTGAGCACGAAGTGCCGTTCGTCAAATGA
- a CDS encoding GntR family transcriptional regulator, protein MTDEAYRRLRTDIIGGTFKPGSPLRLEALKDRYGLSFSPLREALNRLHAERLVVSSALRGFRVSEFSLAEMRDAIETRVLIDVEGLRRSIARGDDDWEAAVVAAFHALSRCAARLAQLKRERTVEEDEELEGRHRDFHLSLVSQCGSRWLIDFSLQLYAQTERYRRPMMQSQSTTLPTRDIEAEHRAIMEAAIARNANSAAFLLEQHFRRTGTMIEEHLGKSGYIEEPVRSAAG, encoded by the coding sequence TTGACCGACGAAGCGTATCGCCGGCTCCGGACCGACATTATTGGCGGCACCTTCAAACCCGGCAGCCCGCTTCGTCTCGAGGCGCTCAAAGACCGTTACGGCTTGAGCTTCTCGCCGCTTCGAGAAGCACTCAACCGTCTGCACGCCGAGCGGCTGGTTGTTTCCTCGGCGCTGCGGGGCTTCCGTGTGTCCGAATTTTCCTTGGCAGAGATGCGCGATGCGATCGAAACCCGTGTTCTCATCGACGTCGAAGGTCTCCGCCGCTCAATCGCCCGCGGCGACGACGACTGGGAAGCCGCGGTTGTCGCGGCTTTCCACGCCCTGTCTCGTTGCGCGGCACGCCTCGCCCAACTCAAACGAGAGCGAACAGTTGAAGAAGACGAAGAGCTTGAAGGACGTCACCGGGATTTTCACTTGTCGCTGGTCTCGCAATGCGGCTCTCGATGGCTCATTGATTTCTCACTGCAGCTTTATGCTCAAACCGAACGTTATCGTCGGCCGATGATGCAAAGCCAGAGCACGACACTCCCCACACGCGACATCGAAGCCGAACATCGCGCGATCATGGAAGCGGCAATCGCCCGGAATGCCAACAGTGCCGCGTTCTTGCTGGAGCAGCATTTCCGCAGAACAGGCACGATGATCGAAGAGCATCTCGGCAAGAGCGGTTACATTGAAGAGCCGGTTCGCTCCGCCGCTGGCTAG
- a CDS encoding cytochrome P450/oxidoreductase, translating to MKMAPSYDVDFYSDEFIQNPWPHYATMRELGPVVWLPQHDNFALTRHNEVGKALRDHDTFISGKGVAADPKANELTRGNSAGSDGERHSAIRAATSAPLLPGALTKIRGLLDATAEGLIERLIASGQFDAVKDLSTFLPLTIVRDLVGLPDSGRENMLRWAAATFDLLGAQNARGKAAVDVFLEQRKFAQSQSNPENLKPGSWTRRLFDLVEQGLLAADLAPVAMRDYLNPSLDTTISATGQLIYQLGTNPDQWALLRDKPELARNAVNEAVRMGSPVRSFVRHTSRAVQIDDVTIPENARVMMLYASANRDERVYPNPDKFDITRNPRQHLGFGSGIHMCVGMHLAQMEMIALIEAMIPRVKAIEVGKPTIALNNTIYGLASLDARFIPVPDFASLVKSKAASNDVAVAEPNTLAGIVATRDEIADGIISLLIEPRDGVQFPGWTPGAHVDLHVTDGLTRQYSLTGRAEKGRYQIAVQRDPNSKGGSEAVHRWIKSGTPVLISKPRNHFPLAESAAHHVLLSGGIGLTPHYAMAWHLHERGGSFEWHVSVRSRAKLAWANELEAAPFRDKIKLHFDDGPSAQMLNVAAVLATAPAETHIYICGPRGYMEHVQMAASAAGLAAGQIHQEHFGAEIDVNGDPFTVVAKRSGKSVEVAADETILQALGRAGVKIETSCRNGVCGSCLTRVLEGRPDHRDMVQTAAEKANNDRIAVCCSRSQTAALVLDV from the coding sequence ATGAAAATGGCCCCCAGCTATGACGTCGATTTCTACTCGGATGAATTTATCCAGAACCCGTGGCCGCATTACGCGACGATGCGTGAGCTCGGGCCGGTGGTTTGGCTGCCTCAGCACGACAACTTCGCGCTGACCCGTCACAACGAGGTCGGTAAGGCGCTTCGCGATCACGACACGTTCATCAGCGGGAAGGGGGTTGCCGCCGATCCCAAAGCGAATGAACTGACACGCGGGAATTCTGCAGGGTCGGACGGCGAGCGACATAGCGCCATTCGCGCTGCGACCTCCGCGCCGCTTTTGCCCGGCGCCTTGACGAAAATTCGCGGTCTCCTGGATGCGACGGCCGAAGGCTTGATCGAGCGCCTGATCGCCAGCGGTCAGTTTGACGCGGTAAAGGATTTGTCGACCTTCCTGCCTCTGACCATTGTCCGCGACCTTGTCGGTCTGCCGGATTCGGGCCGCGAGAACATGCTCCGGTGGGCTGCCGCAACCTTTGACCTTCTCGGTGCTCAGAACGCGCGCGGCAAGGCCGCAGTGGACGTTTTCCTCGAACAGCGCAAGTTTGCACAAAGCCAGTCAAATCCCGAGAACCTCAAGCCGGGCAGCTGGACCCGGAGACTGTTCGATCTTGTCGAACAGGGTCTGCTGGCGGCGGATCTCGCGCCTGTCGCCATGCGCGACTACCTCAATCCCAGTCTCGACACCACGATCTCTGCGACGGGACAGTTGATCTATCAATTGGGTACCAATCCCGATCAATGGGCCCTGTTGCGCGACAAGCCTGAGCTGGCACGCAACGCCGTGAACGAAGCGGTGCGCATGGGCTCGCCGGTGCGGAGCTTCGTCCGCCACACATCGCGGGCGGTTCAAATCGACGATGTCACCATCCCCGAGAACGCGCGCGTCATGATGCTGTACGCATCGGCGAACCGTGACGAGCGTGTTTATCCCAATCCGGACAAGTTCGACATCACCCGTAATCCGCGCCAGCATCTGGGCTTCGGCAGCGGCATCCACATGTGCGTCGGCATGCATCTGGCGCAGATGGAGATGATCGCGCTGATTGAAGCCATGATTCCTCGCGTCAAGGCGATCGAGGTCGGCAAGCCGACCATCGCGCTGAACAATACGATTTACGGCCTGGCGTCTCTGGACGCCCGCTTCATTCCAGTGCCGGATTTCGCATCGCTTGTTAAATCCAAGGCGGCATCGAATGATGTGGCGGTGGCCGAACCGAATACGCTGGCCGGCATTGTCGCCACGCGCGACGAGATCGCCGACGGCATTATCAGCCTGCTGATCGAACCCCGTGACGGTGTTCAGTTTCCGGGCTGGACTCCGGGCGCGCACGTCGATTTGCACGTGACTGATGGATTGACCCGTCAGTACTCCCTCACCGGGCGAGCGGAGAAGGGGCGCTATCAGATCGCCGTGCAACGTGATCCGAACTCGAAGGGTGGGTCCGAGGCTGTTCACAGATGGATCAAATCGGGCACTCCGGTTCTGATCTCGAAGCCGCGCAATCATTTTCCGCTGGCGGAAAGCGCCGCGCATCACGTGCTGTTGTCCGGCGGCATTGGCCTCACGCCGCATTACGCGATGGCATGGCATCTTCATGAGCGGGGCGGCAGCTTCGAATGGCACGTTTCGGTACGCAGCCGTGCCAAGCTGGCCTGGGCGAATGAGCTTGAGGCCGCGCCATTCCGCGACAAGATCAAGCTTCATTTCGACGATGGGCCGTCGGCGCAAATGCTCAATGTCGCGGCGGTCTTGGCCACAGCGCCGGCGGAAACCCATATTTATATATGCGGACCGCGCGGCTATATGGAACACGTTCAAATGGCGGCATCGGCGGCCGGCTTGGCAGCCGGTCAGATCCACCAAGAACACTTCGGCGCCGAAATCGATGTGAATGGCGATCCGTTCACCGTAGTCGCCAAACGCTCGGGCAAGTCCGTCGAAGTGGCGGCGGACGAGACCATCCTTCAGGCTCTGGGCCGTGCCGGCGTCAAGATTGAAACGTCATGCCGCAACGGTGTCTGCGGCAGCTGCCTCACGCGGGTTCTGGAAGGGCGGCCCGATCACCGGGACATGGTACAGACAGCGGCCGAAAAGGCGAACAACGATCGGATCGCGGTCTGTTGTTCGCGCTCGCAGACAGCCGCACTCGTGCTGGATGTCTGA